A genomic window from Methylorubrum extorquens includes:
- a CDS encoding transporter, which translates to MKQRAAVIARLGLALSAAAWGLGGTAAQAASAAQPGQTVGVPFGAPFPKGFYAVNLSSFGVRETSPLDSESNVNLPTLLWATPFSVLGGQVQFVFVAPIAASSVRGAPYNSGWGQPLLAGQLAWDLGGGVGVSYLLGGYLPWDTRFLTQSPSLSHRFALTYAANDWAITGNLLYGHILEPRSPNGVLYPDYLNLDVTLTKKFGKWQVGPVAFGSVDLTTNVVGYRQQGQIAVGGLVGYNFGFMNVQGYVTRDVAERNYGGKETRGWLRIIVPFLQNKGEAEPNRTLITRRQAEGR; encoded by the coding sequence GTGAAACAACGAGCAGCCGTCATCGCCCGTCTCGGGCTCGCCCTATCCGCCGCTGCGTGGGGCCTCGGTGGCACAGCCGCCCAAGCCGCCTCCGCCGCGCAGCCCGGCCAGACCGTCGGTGTGCCGTTCGGTGCGCCGTTCCCGAAGGGCTTCTACGCCGTGAACCTGTCGAGCTTCGGCGTGCGCGAGACTTCGCCGCTCGATTCCGAGAGCAACGTCAACCTGCCGACCCTGCTGTGGGCGACGCCCTTCTCCGTTCTCGGCGGGCAGGTGCAGTTCGTCTTCGTCGCGCCCATCGCCGCCTCCAGCGTGCGCGGCGCGCCCTACAACAGCGGCTGGGGTCAGCCCCTGCTCGCGGGCCAGCTCGCCTGGGATCTCGGTGGCGGCGTCGGCGTCAGCTACCTTCTCGGCGGCTACCTCCCCTGGGACACCCGCTTCCTCACCCAGTCCCCCTCGCTGAGCCACCGCTTCGCGCTCACCTACGCCGCCAACGACTGGGCCATCACCGGCAACCTGCTCTACGGCCACATCCTCGAGCCGCGCTCGCCCAACGGCGTGCTCTATCCCGATTACCTCAACCTCGACGTCACCCTGACCAAGAAGTTCGGCAAGTGGCAGGTCGGCCCCGTGGCCTTCGGCTCGGTCGATCTCACGACCAACGTCGTCGGCTACCGGCAGCAGGGCCAGATCGCGGTGGGCGGCCTCGTCGGCTACAACTTCGGCTTCATGAACGTGCAGGGCTACGTCACCCGCGACGTGGCTGAGCGCAACTACGGCGGCAAGGAAACCCGCGGCTGGCTGCGCATCATCGTCCCGTTCCTGCAGAACAAGGGTGAGGCCGAGCCGAACCGTACCCTGATCACCCGCCGTCAGGCTGAGGGGCGCTGA
- a CDS encoding rhomboid family intramembrane serine protease, whose product MDASPDLPHQGRVPVFNLPRVVTVSIAVLAVIHIVRSVLPDELDLSVLLNLAFIPARWTAAFDPASAAEIVRAAGEGAARPDIATARQEFARYLVAEPSAMPWTGATYALLHGSWVHLIFNAVWLAVFGTPIARRYGVLRYGLLALAGVVVGALVHLFVDPYSLMPLVGASAGISALMAAAARFVFQPPPPFVAGAPWQLPPRPRLQTIPELLRNRPAVLFLGVWFVTNLLFGVLALPLGGSEGPIAWDAHLGGFAAGFFLLPLMERRGRSQRG is encoded by the coding sequence ATGGATGCTTCTCCCGACCTGCCGCACCAGGGCCGCGTACCCGTCTTCAACCTGCCGAGGGTCGTCACGGTCTCGATCGCGGTTCTGGCCGTGATCCACATCGTCCGCAGCGTCCTGCCGGATGAACTCGACCTGTCGGTGCTCCTCAACCTCGCCTTCATTCCCGCCCGCTGGACCGCCGCGTTCGATCCCGCATCCGCGGCCGAGATCGTCCGGGCGGCAGGGGAGGGAGCGGCCCGGCCCGACATTGCCACGGCGCGGCAGGAATTCGCCCGCTATCTCGTCGCCGAGCCGTCGGCGATGCCCTGGACCGGCGCGACCTACGCCCTGCTGCACGGCTCGTGGGTGCACCTGATCTTCAACGCGGTGTGGCTCGCCGTCTTCGGCACCCCGATCGCGCGTCGCTACGGGGTCCTGCGCTATGGCCTGCTGGCGCTCGCAGGCGTCGTGGTCGGCGCGCTCGTCCACCTCTTCGTCGATCCCTACAGCCTGATGCCGCTGGTCGGCGCCTCGGCCGGCATCTCGGCCCTCATGGCGGCAGCGGCCCGCTTCGTGTTCCAGCCTCCGCCGCCCTTCGTGGCCGGGGCGCCCTGGCAATTGCCGCCGCGGCCGAGGCTGCAGACGATCCCCGAATTGCTGCGCAACCGCCCGGCGGTGCTGTTCCTCGGGGTCTGGTTCGTCACCAACCTGCTGTTCGGCGTCCTGGCCCTGCCGCTCGGGGGCAGCGAGGGGCCGATTGCCTGGGACGCGCATCTCGGCGGCTTCGCCGCCGGCTTCTTTCTTCTGCCGCTGATGGAGCGCCGCGGCAGGTCACAACGGGGTTAA
- a CDS encoding PAS domain-containing protein produces MKHPTSRQLHTYWDRLRGERSAPERGEIEPGEIRNLLADSFILETDPARQSSAVRLAGTRLCALFGRELRGTSFVDLWGDRQPAFSDPWQLVETVTGDTVGVVAGITGVTARDETLDLELLLLPLRHRGKTQARILGSLSPHCIPTWLGSRPILRLEAVSLRVLETAAPEPAAMRTFVDALPEPANDARPVRFGHLLVHEGGRSNA; encoded by the coding sequence ATGAAGCATCCGACCAGCCGTCAGCTTCACACCTACTGGGACCGGCTGCGCGGAGAACGGTCCGCGCCCGAGCGCGGTGAGATCGAGCCCGGCGAGATCCGCAACCTGCTCGCCGACAGCTTCATTCTGGAAACCGATCCGGCGCGGCAGTCGAGTGCGGTGCGCCTGGCCGGCACCCGCCTGTGCGCCCTGTTCGGCCGCGAGTTGCGGGGCACTTCCTTCGTCGATCTGTGGGGCGATCGGCAGCCGGCCTTCTCCGATCCGTGGCAACTCGTCGAGACCGTCACCGGCGATACGGTGGGCGTGGTGGCGGGGATCACCGGCGTCACCGCGCGGGACGAGACTCTCGATCTCGAACTCCTGCTCCTGCCCCTGCGCCACCGCGGCAAGACCCAGGCGCGCATTCTCGGCTCCCTCAGCCCCCATTGCATTCCGACCTGGCTCGGCAGCCGCCCGATCCTGCGGCTCGAAGCCGTGTCCCTGCGGGTGCTCGAGACGGCCGCGCCGGAGCCCGCGGCGATGCGAACCTTCGTCGACGCCCTGCCCGAGCCCGCCAACGATGCCCGCCCCGTCCGGTTCGGCCACCTGCTGGTTCACGAGGGGGGGCGCAGCAACGCCTGA
- a CDS encoding PilZ domain-containing protein yields MTELSRSGMAPTLSDYAAEQRRHQRVRATLLGRYMLADRREYPCQTVDMSPGGVRLTCAVIGALNERVVLYLEQIGRLEGVIVRHPPRGFAMRINATPRKRDKIASQLMWLANRESLGLPEGRTNERLVPNQPGVTLRLESGRFIAARIIDISMSGVALATASSPPIGTHLLVGSTPGRVVRYFEGGIGAQFMLPISPDRFHEGITL; encoded by the coding sequence ATGACTGAGCTTTCCCGATCCGGGATGGCCCCCACCCTGTCCGATTACGCCGCCGAGCAGCGCCGGCACCAGCGGGTGCGCGCGACGTTGCTCGGTCGCTACATGTTGGCGGACCGGCGGGAATATCCGTGCCAGACGGTGGACATGTCCCCCGGCGGCGTCCGCCTGACCTGCGCCGTGATCGGCGCGCTCAACGAGCGCGTAGTGTTGTATCTCGAACAGATCGGCCGGCTCGAAGGGGTCATCGTCCGCCACCCGCCGCGGGGCTTCGCCATGCGGATCAACGCGACGCCGCGCAAGCGCGACAAGATCGCGTCCCAGCTCATGTGGCTCGCCAACCGCGAGAGCCTCGGCCTGCCGGAGGGCCGGACCAACGAACGCCTCGTGCCGAACCAGCCCGGCGTCACGCTGCGCCTGGAAAGCGGCCGGTTCATCGCCGCCCGGATCATCGACATCTCGATGTCGGGCGTGGCGCTCGCCACCGCCTCGTCGCCGCCGATCGGCACGCACCTTCTGGTCGGCTCCACGCCCGGTCGGGTGGTGCGCTACTTCGAAGGTGGAATCGGCGCGCAGTTCATGCTGCCGATCTCACCCGACCGCTTCCACGAGGGCATCACGCTCTGA